One Staphylococcus ratti DNA segment encodes these proteins:
- a CDS encoding nitrate/nitrite transporter: MNKSKGSLQLGLQTLSLVAGFMAWSIIAPLMPFISQDIKISSGQLSIILAIPVILGSVLRVPFGYLTNIIGAKWVFFTSFIVLLIPIFLLSQASSPSALMFAGFFLGVGGAIFSVGVTSIPKYFSKDKVGLANGIYGMGNLGTAVSAFLAPPIAGLIGWQPTVRLYLIVMAAFAIIMFFLGDSKEPKVKVPLVEQSRKLMANYKLYYLSFWYFITFGAFVAFGLFLPNFLVTHFGIDKVDAGIRTGVFIALATFLRPVGGMLGDKFNAVTMLKIFFTIMVCGSFLLGISQNIVLFTVGCLTVSICAGIGNGLIFKLVPHYFTTEAGVANGIVSMMGGLGGFFPPLVISVVAAITGTSHLAFILLSVFGVIALLTMMHLTKREKATV; this comes from the coding sequence ATGAATAAGTCAAAAGGCAGTCTTCAGCTCGGATTACAAACGCTTAGTCTTGTAGCTGGTTTTATGGCATGGAGTATTATTGCGCCACTCATGCCGTTTATTTCACAAGATATTAAAATTTCAAGTGGACAGTTATCTATTATTTTAGCAATACCGGTGATTTTAGGTTCAGTACTGCGTGTCCCTTTCGGATATTTAACGAATATTATCGGGGCCAAATGGGTATTTTTTACTAGCTTTATTGTATTATTAATTCCAATTTTTCTGCTTAGTCAAGCGTCATCGCCAAGTGCATTAATGTTTGCAGGCTTCTTTTTAGGTGTTGGAGGCGCAATCTTTTCGGTAGGTGTCACTTCAATTCCAAAATATTTTTCAAAAGACAAAGTCGGTCTAGCTAATGGGATTTATGGTATGGGGAATTTAGGTACAGCAGTATCGGCATTTTTAGCACCACCAATCGCAGGACTCATTGGATGGCAACCAACAGTTCGTTTATACCTTATTGTTATGGCTGCTTTTGCGATTATCATGTTCTTTTTAGGCGATAGTAAGGAACCAAAAGTTAAAGTGCCACTCGTGGAACAATCTCGCAAACTGATGGCAAACTATAAGTTGTATTACTTAAGTTTCTGGTATTTCATTACTTTTGGTGCTTTTGTAGCATTTGGATTATTCTTACCAAACTTTTTAGTGACACACTTTGGTATTGATAAAGTAGATGCCGGAATTCGTACAGGCGTATTTATCGCATTAGCGACATTTCTACGTCCAGTAGGAGGAATGTTAGGAGATAAGTTTAATGCTGTTACAATGTTGAAAATCTTCTTTACGATTATGGTGTGTGGTTCATTTTTATTAGGCATTTCACAAAATATTGTATTGTTTACTGTCGGCTGTCTTACAGTGAGTATTTGCGCAGGTATTGGTAATGGCCTTATTTTCAAACTTGTCCCTCATTACTTTACAACTGAAGCGGGCGTAGCAAATGGTATTGTGTCAATGATGGGTGGTCTTGGAGGATTTTTCCCACCTTTAGTCATTTCAGTTGTCGCGGCGATAACTGGCACAAGTCACCTTGCTTTTATTTTATTAAGTGTCTTTGGTGTAATCGCATTGTTAACAATGATGCATTTAACAAAACGTGAAAAAGCAACAGTGTAA
- the narH gene encoding nitrate reductase subunit beta — MKIKAQVAMVLNLDKCIGCHTCSVTCKSTWTNRPGAEYMWFNNVETKPGIGYPKRWEDQEHYKGGWTLNKKGKLELKSGTRIQKIALGKIFYNPDMPVIKDYYEPWTYNYEHLTTAKASEHSPVAKAHSVMTGERMDIDWGPNWEDDLAGGHVTGPQDPNIQKIEEEIKFNFDQTFMMYLPRLCEHCLNPSCVASCPSGAMYKRDEDGIVLVDQEACRGWRYCMTGCPYKKVYFNWKTNKAEKCTFCFPRVEAGIPTVCSETCTGRMRYLGVLLYDADRVQEAASAENEQDLYKKQLELFLNPFDEAVIEQAEKDGISQEWIEAAQNSPIYKLAIEYRLAFPLHPEYRTMPMVWYCPPLSPIMNYFEGKNSSHNPDAIFPAIEEMRLPVQYLAQLFTAGDTAAVKGALQRMAMMRSYMRAQNTGREFDMARLTRVGLTERQAKDMYRLLAIAKYEDRFVIPTSHKEQYMDTYAAQGSQGYGGEHFGANCEGCGVPVGASGKTGQEMYNDNFYGGIFRD, encoded by the coding sequence TTGAAGATTAAAGCACAAGTTGCAATGGTTTTGAACCTAGACAAATGTATCGGCTGTCATACGTGTAGTGTGACGTGTAAAAGTACGTGGACCAATCGCCCTGGCGCGGAGTATATGTGGTTTAACAATGTAGAGACAAAACCGGGGATTGGTTACCCAAAACGCTGGGAAGACCAAGAACATTATAAAGGGGGATGGACGCTTAATAAGAAGGGTAAATTAGAGTTAAAATCAGGCACACGTATTCAAAAAATTGCATTAGGAAAGATTTTCTATAATCCAGATATGCCTGTCATTAAAGATTACTATGAGCCATGGACATATAATTATGAACATTTGACGACAGCTAAAGCTTCTGAACATTCTCCAGTTGCAAAAGCACATTCTGTTATGACAGGTGAGCGTATGGATATTGATTGGGGCCCAAACTGGGAAGATGATTTAGCAGGTGGACATGTTACTGGGCCGCAAGATCCTAACATTCAAAAAATCGAAGAGGAAATCAAATTTAATTTCGATCAAACTTTTATGATGTATTTGCCACGACTTTGTGAGCATTGTTTAAATCCTAGTTGTGTCGCTTCTTGTCCATCAGGTGCAATGTATAAACGTGATGAAGACGGTATTGTACTTGTTGACCAAGAAGCCTGTCGTGGATGGCGATATTGTATGACAGGATGTCCGTACAAAAAAGTATATTTTAATTGGAAAACGAACAAAGCTGAAAAATGTACTTTCTGTTTTCCGCGTGTAGAAGCGGGAATTCCAACAGTTTGTTCTGAAACATGTACAGGTCGCATGCGTTATTTAGGCGTACTGCTTTACGATGCGGATCGTGTCCAAGAAGCGGCCTCTGCAGAAAATGAACAAGATTTATATAAAAAGCAACTTGAGTTATTTTTGAACCCATTTGACGAAGCAGTTATCGAACAGGCCGAGAAAGATGGTATTTCACAAGAATGGATTGAAGCGGCGCAAAATTCGCCAATTTATAAACTGGCAATTGAGTATCGACTCGCATTCCCGTTACATCCGGAGTACCGTACAATGCCAATGGTGTGGTATTGCCCGCCATTAAGCCCGATTATGAATTATTTTGAAGGCAAAAATTCAAGTCACAATCCAGATGCAATTTTCCCAGCTATTGAAGAAATGCGTCTTCCTGTACAATACCTTGCACAATTATTTACTGCTGGTGATACAGCTGCAGTAAAAGGGGCTTTACAACGTATGGCTATGATGCGAAGTTATATGCGTGCCCAAAATACAGGACGTGAATTTGATATGGCGCGTTTAACACGTGTAGGATTAACTGAACGTCAAGCTAAAGATATGTATCGTTTATTGGCGATAGCCAAGTATGAAGATCGCTTCGTCATTCCAACGTCACATAAAGAGCAATATATGGATACGTATGCAGCGCAAGGTAGTCAAGGTTATGGCGGTGAACATTTTGGTGCAAACTGTGAGGGGTGCGGTGTACCTGTAGGAGCGAGTGGTAAAACAGGACAAGAAATGTATAACGATAACTTCTATGGAGGGATCTTCCGTGATTAA
- the nreA gene encoding nitrate respiration regulation accessory nitrate sensor NreA codes for MSPIDFSKHDYQSELDALRMRYDFDFAGIALPTEDHMDMKIKWRYVSGNLNNRYQRIVLRNGRGIAGTVMKTGKSMTIADTNQEEIQQSIFNFPILMSEQLTALVAIPLWHHHRVKGVLLFGQRNGKPLPNRTHDAIKIKGIGSLTSEDRVRL; via the coding sequence GTGAGCCCAATTGATTTTTCTAAGCATGATTATCAATCTGAATTAGACGCATTACGTATGCGTTATGATTTTGACTTTGCAGGCATTGCATTACCTACTGAAGATCATATGGATATGAAAATCAAATGGCGTTACGTGTCAGGTAATTTGAATAATCGGTACCAACGCATCGTTCTTCGCAATGGACGTGGCATTGCTGGAACAGTGATGAAAACAGGAAAATCGATGACGATTGCAGATACAAATCAAGAAGAGATACAACAATCAATATTTAATTTTCCGATACTCATGAGTGAGCAATTAACCGCACTCGTAGCAATCCCACTTTGGCATCATCACCGTGTCAAAGGGGTCTTGTTATTTGGACAGAGGAATGGTAAACCTCTACCTAATAGGACACATGACGCTATCAAAATTAAAGGCATTGGTTCTCTAACAAGTGAAGATAGGGTGAGATTATAA
- the narJ gene encoding nitrate reductase molybdenum cofactor assembly chaperone, with protein MINLNTLKYYKETFAYMSQQLSFPDKLTFHPKTFEAVMNEEHPAYRHIKAYRECMYELSLSEIKALYTDTFDFNKKTTLYMTFNQFDTQKERGQMLAKLKVLYEMFGLEMPASELSDYLPLMLEFLYAAPIDGDSRIQENLQLLIMIIEDGTYPMMKYLEEKGNPYSHLIRGLRETLKRCILQDNEVRQHV; from the coding sequence GTGATTAATCTTAATACGCTCAAATATTATAAAGAAACATTTGCATATATGAGTCAACAATTGAGTTTTCCGGATAAATTAACATTCCATCCTAAAACGTTTGAAGCGGTTATGAACGAAGAACACCCTGCCTATCGCCATATCAAAGCGTACCGTGAATGTATGTATGAATTGAGCTTGTCAGAAATTAAAGCGCTGTATACAGATACGTTTGATTTTAATAAAAAAACGACGTTGTATATGACTTTTAATCAATTTGATACGCAAAAAGAAAGAGGGCAGATGCTCGCAAAGTTGAAAGTGTTATATGAAATGTTTGGCTTGGAGATGCCTGCTTCTGAGCTGTCGGATTATTTACCATTAATGCTTGAATTTTTATACGCAGCACCTATTGACGGGGATAGTCGTATACAAGAAAATCTACAATTGCTTATTATGATTATTGAAGATGGCACTTATCCGATGATGAAATATCTTGAAGAAAAAGGAAATCCTTATAGTCATTTAATACGCGGATTACGTGAAACGTTAAAACGCTGTATCTTACAAGATAATGAGGTGAGACAACATGTTTAA
- a CDS encoding nitrate reductase subunit alpha, producing the protein MVKFGLKFFKPTEKFNGNWSVLEHKSREWEKMYRERWSHDKVVRTTHGVNCTGSCSWKVFVKNGVITWENQQIDYPSCGPDMPEFEPRGCPRGASFSWYEYSPLRIKYPYVRGKLWDLWTQALEEHQDPIKAWASIIEDDEKAMSYKSARGKGGHIRASWKEVATLIAAQLIYTIKKDGPDRIAGFTPIPAMSMISYAAGARFISLLGGEMLSFYDWYADLPPASPQIWGEQTDVPESSDWYNASYIMMWGSNVPLTRTPDAHFMTEVRYKGAKVISVAPDYAENVKFADNWMAPNPGTDAAIAQAMTHVILQEFYEDHPSEMFINYAKQYSDMPFIIRLDQDKRGYKAGRFLRSSDFGSTTENSEWKPVIIDALTNTIQVPNGTMGQRWEEGKKWNLKLENEHGETIDPAMSVVSGEHDIVTIQFPYFDNAGNGVFERPIAVRKMTLANGEEVLATTIYDLMTSQYGVKRFNHPLEAKGLNDKDAFYTPAWQEKVTGVKASLVTQVAREFAQNAIDTGGRSMIIMGAGINHWFNSDMIYRSILNLVVLCGCQGVNGGGWAHYVGQEKCRPIEGWSTIAFAKDWQGPPRLQNGTSWFYFATDQWKYEASGVDKLASPLAESVKLQHPADYNVLAARNGWLPSYPQFDRNSLLWGEEAKDSGEFTNEAILKRALEDVKSRKTKFAIEDPDLRKNHPKSLFVWRSNLISSSAKGQEYFMKHLLGAKSALMAEPNESEKPDEIQWREDTVGKLDLLVSLDFRMTATPLYSDIVLPAATWYEKHDLSSTDMHPFIHPFNPAIDPLWESRSDWDIFKTLSKTFSDMARVHLTGTYKDVVTAPLAHDSKQEISLAYGKIHDWTKGEIEPIPGKTMPGFAVVDRTYTDVHDKYISVGPLLETGKVGAHGVNFSVKEEYEELRNMVGTWEDDTVKNNKPRIDTARKVADVILNVSSAANGRVSQKSYEDLERQTGMQLKDISSERASEKISFLNITSQPREVIPTAVFPGSNKQGRRYSPFTTNIERLVPFRTLTGRQSYYIDHEVFQQFGEQLPVYKPTLPPMVFGPKDKQVKGGTDALVLRYLTPHGKWNIHSTYQDNQHMLTLFRGGPTVWISNEDAAQHDIEDNDWLEVYNRNGVVTARAVVSHRMPRGTMFMYHAQDKHIETPGSEISGTRGGSHNAPTRIHLKPTQLMGGYAQISYSFNYYGPIGNQRDVYVAVRKMKEVDWLED; encoded by the coding sequence ATGGTTAAATTTGGATTGAAATTTTTTAAGCCAACAGAAAAATTCAATGGTAACTGGTCGGTGCTAGAACATAAAAGCCGTGAATGGGAAAAAATGTATCGAGAACGTTGGAGTCACGATAAAGTTGTACGTACGACACATGGCGTGAACTGTACGGGGTCATGCTCATGGAAAGTATTTGTTAAAAATGGCGTTATTACTTGGGAGAATCAACAAATTGACTATCCAAGTTGTGGTCCCGATATGCCTGAATTTGAACCGCGTGGATGTCCGCGAGGTGCTTCATTTTCATGGTATGAATATAGTCCATTACGCATTAAATATCCATACGTGCGTGGGAAATTATGGGATTTATGGACACAAGCATTAGAAGAACATCAAGATCCAATTAAAGCTTGGGCTTCCATTATAGAAGATGATGAAAAAGCGATGTCATATAAATCAGCGCGTGGTAAAGGTGGCCATATTCGTGCGAGTTGGAAAGAGGTTGCGACGCTCATTGCAGCTCAATTAATTTATACCATTAAAAAAGATGGGCCAGATCGTATTGCTGGCTTTACACCAATACCAGCAATGTCGATGATTAGCTATGCTGCAGGCGCACGTTTTATTTCTTTACTTGGGGGAGAAATGTTAAGTTTTTACGATTGGTATGCAGACTTACCGCCTGCCTCACCACAAATCTGGGGCGAACAAACGGATGTCCCAGAATCTAGTGATTGGTACAACGCTTCGTATATTATGATGTGGGGATCGAATGTGCCACTTACACGTACGCCTGATGCCCACTTTATGACGGAAGTACGTTATAAAGGGGCTAAAGTCATTTCAGTAGCACCTGACTACGCTGAAAATGTTAAGTTTGCGGACAATTGGATGGCACCAAATCCAGGTACTGATGCGGCTATCGCACAAGCAATGACACACGTTATTTTACAAGAATTTTATGAAGACCATCCTTCTGAAATGTTTATTAATTATGCGAAACAATACTCAGATATGCCTTTTATTATTCGGTTAGATCAAGATAAAAGAGGCTATAAAGCAGGTCGCTTTTTACGCTCTTCTGATTTTGGAAGTACAACTGAAAATAGCGAATGGAAACCTGTCATTATCGATGCTTTGACAAATACGATTCAAGTCCCTAACGGCACGATGGGGCAACGTTGGGAAGAGGGCAAAAAGTGGAACTTAAAACTTGAAAATGAACACGGTGAAACGATTGACCCTGCGATGTCAGTTGTAAGTGGTGAACACGATATAGTAACGATTCAATTTCCTTATTTTGATAATGCAGGAAATGGCGTGTTTGAAAGACCAATTGCGGTGCGTAAAATGACTTTAGCGAATGGTGAAGAAGTTTTAGCAACGACAATTTATGACTTAATGACAAGTCAATATGGCGTGAAACGATTTAATCATCCATTAGAAGCGAAAGGGTTAAATGATAAAGATGCTTTTTATACACCGGCTTGGCAAGAAAAAGTAACGGGTGTCAAAGCCAGTCTCGTAACACAAGTCGCAAGAGAATTTGCCCAAAATGCGATTGATACAGGTGGACGCTCAATGATTATTATGGGGGCTGGTATTAATCACTGGTTTAATTCAGACATGATTTATCGTTCTATTTTAAATCTTGTTGTACTGTGTGGCTGTCAAGGCGTCAACGGCGGCGGCTGGGCACATTATGTAGGTCAAGAAAAATGCCGTCCGATTGAAGGTTGGAGTACGATTGCTTTTGCAAAAGATTGGCAAGGGCCTCCTCGTTTACAAAACGGCACAAGTTGGTTTTATTTTGCGACGGATCAATGGAAATATGAAGCATCTGGCGTAGATAAACTGGCGTCACCACTTGCTGAAAGCGTGAAATTACAACATCCAGCAGATTATAATGTGCTTGCTGCTCGCAACGGTTGGTTACCTTCATATCCACAATTTGATCGTAATAGCTTGCTTTGGGGAGAAGAAGCGAAAGATTCAGGTGAGTTCACAAATGAAGCTATACTCAAACGTGCATTAGAAGATGTGAAATCGCGAAAAACGAAATTTGCGATTGAAGACCCAGATTTACGAAAAAATCACCCCAAATCTCTATTTGTATGGCGTTCTAACTTGATTTCAAGTTCAGCTAAAGGACAAGAATACTTCATGAAGCACCTACTTGGCGCGAAATCAGCATTAATGGCAGAACCGAATGAAAGTGAAAAGCCAGACGAGATTCAGTGGCGTGAAGATACAGTTGGTAAATTAGATTTACTTGTTTCCCTTGATTTCCGTATGACTGCGACACCGCTCTATTCAGACATTGTTTTACCGGCTGCAACGTGGTATGAAAAACACGATTTATCTTCTACAGATATGCATCCGTTTATTCATCCATTTAATCCCGCCATTGATCCTTTATGGGAATCACGTTCGGACTGGGATATATTCAAAACACTGAGTAAAACATTTTCTGATATGGCACGCGTGCATTTAACTGGAACGTATAAAGATGTTGTGACAGCGCCACTTGCACATGATTCAAAACAAGAAATTTCGTTAGCTTACGGCAAAATTCATGATTGGACCAAAGGTGAAATTGAACCAATTCCAGGGAAAACCATGCCAGGTTTTGCAGTCGTTGATCGTACGTATACAGACGTACATGATAAGTACATTTCAGTAGGTCCACTACTTGAAACGGGCAAAGTCGGCGCACACGGTGTGAATTTTTCGGTGAAAGAAGAATATGAGGAATTGCGCAATATGGTGGGCACATGGGAAGACGATACAGTAAAAAATAACAAACCGAGAATTGATACAGCCCGAAAAGTAGCAGACGTTATTTTAAATGTGTCATCTGCAGCGAATGGCCGTGTATCACAAAAATCGTACGAAGATTTAGAAAGACAAACAGGAATGCAGTTGAAAGATATTTCAAGTGAGCGGGCATCTGAAAAGATTTCATTTTTAAATATTACATCACAACCCCGTGAAGTGATTCCAACTGCTGTTTTCCCAGGATCGAATAAACAAGGACGCCGCTATTCTCCTTTTACGACAAATATTGAGCGTTTAGTCCCGTTTAGAACGTTAACAGGACGCCAAAGTTATTATATTGATCATGAAGTATTTCAACAGTTTGGTGAGCAATTACCGGTGTACAAACCTACATTACCACCAATGGTATTTGGTCCGAAAGATAAGCAAGTTAAAGGTGGCACAGACGCTCTTGTTTTACGTTATTTGACACCTCATGGTAAGTGGAATATTCATTCCACATATCAAGATAACCAGCATATGCTAACGCTTTTCCGTGGAGGTCCGACAGTATGGATTTCAAATGAAGACGCGGCACAACATGATATTGAGGACAACGATTGGTTAGAAGTTTATAACCGAAATGGCGTCGTGACAGCAAGAGCGGTTGTCTCACATCGTATGCCTAGAGGGACAATGTTTATGTATCATGCGCAAGATAAACATATTGAAACACCAGGATCAGAAATTTCTGGCACGCGTGGCGGTTCACACAATGCACCTACACGTATTCACTTAAAACCGACTCAACTTATGGGAGGATATGCACAAATCAGTTATTCTTTTAACTATTATGGACCAATAGGGAACCAACGGGATGTTTACGTTGCGGTGAGAAAGATGAAAGAGGTGGATTGGCTTGAAGATTAA
- a CDS encoding sensor histidine kinase encodes MEPKIDQQALTHLLLSYFQNTTEMMLFINRNGEVILMNDAAKRILSDDNNIKEITSNTICGRCEGFTSAHALKTCYNCFLHANDMGDSTFQVFMKTRDNKIEPFIATYQMIDEKQDIKVFTLQNVTQQLERHEKLHQRHMIQKTIAAQENERKRISRELHDGVVQELINVNVEMRLLKYQQDMESMMAQSQHIEGLMSKLIDDIRNLSSELRPSSLDDLGLDAAFKSYFKQLENNYGLVVNYHFDLSTQRFDSEIETVVYRVVQEAAFNAMKYANVDAIDVNVRKDKNRLFAEVSDQGNGFDPKDHPKGSGLGLYGMNERAELVNGKLDIKTEKGKGTIVTLEVPLEQIGGR; translated from the coding sequence ATGGAACCTAAAATAGACCAGCAAGCCTTAACCCATTTGTTGTTGTCATACTTTCAAAATACGACTGAAATGATGCTTTTTATTAATCGTAATGGTGAAGTGATATTGATGAATGACGCCGCAAAACGAATTTTATCTGACGATAACAATATTAAAGAAATCACTTCTAATACGATATGTGGTCGCTGTGAAGGCTTTACTAGTGCACATGCTTTGAAAACTTGTTATAACTGCTTTTTGCATGCGAATGACATGGGTGATTCTACTTTCCAAGTTTTTATGAAAACGCGTGACAACAAAATAGAACCTTTTATAGCCACATATCAAATGATTGATGAAAAACAAGATATTAAAGTTTTCACGCTTCAAAATGTCACGCAACAACTCGAGCGCCATGAAAAATTACATCAACGTCATATGATCCAAAAGACGATAGCGGCGCAAGAAAATGAACGTAAACGTATTTCTCGAGAATTGCACGACGGTGTCGTTCAAGAATTGATTAATGTTAATGTAGAGATGCGTTTATTGAAATATCAACAAGATATGGAAAGCATGATGGCACAATCACAACACATTGAAGGATTGATGTCGAAGCTTATTGATGATATTAGGAATTTATCGTCTGAACTTCGACCTTCTTCGCTAGATGATTTAGGATTAGATGCAGCGTTTAAAAGTTATTTTAAACAACTCGAAAACAATTATGGACTCGTAGTAAATTATCATTTTGACCTGTCGACGCAACGTTTTGACAGTGAAATTGAAACGGTCGTTTATCGGGTCGTGCAAGAGGCAGCATTTAATGCGATGAAATATGCTAATGTTGACGCGATTGATGTGAATGTTAGAAAAGATAAAAACCGCTTATTTGCTGAAGTTTCAGATCAAGGTAATGGCTTTGACCCGAAAGATCATCCGAAAGGCTCTGGTCTAGGACTTTATGGAATGAATGAACGTGCGGAATTGGTAAATGGCAAACTAGATATTAAAACGGAAAAAGGGAAAGGTACCATCGTTACATTAGAAGTACCGCTTGAACAAATTGGGGGGCGTTGA
- the nreC gene encoding nitrate respiration regulation response regulator NreC (Involved in the regulation of the the nitrate reductase operon narGHJI) codes for MKIVIADDHAVVRTGFSMILNFQEDMEVVGTAADGVEAYQMVMKYEPDVLIMDLSMPPGESGLIATSKILDSFPKTKILILTMYDDEEYLFHVLRSGASGYILKNAPDEQLLLAIRTVYKGETFIDPKMTTSLVKEFVQSSDDASFSNDPFKILSKRELEILPLIAKGYGNKDIAEKLFVSVKTVEAHKTRIMDKLNLKSKPELVEYALKKKLLDF; via the coding sequence TTGAAAATCGTAATAGCAGATGATCATGCGGTTGTGCGTACAGGCTTTTCAATGATTTTAAATTTTCAAGAAGATATGGAAGTTGTAGGCACTGCGGCAGATGGTGTTGAAGCTTACCAAATGGTCATGAAATATGAACCGGATGTTTTAATCATGGATTTAAGTATGCCACCTGGGGAATCAGGACTTATTGCGACAAGTAAAATTTTAGATAGTTTTCCTAAAACGAAAATTTTAATTTTAACGATGTATGACGATGAAGAGTATTTATTTCATGTCTTACGTAGTGGCGCAAGTGGCTATATTTTAAAAAATGCCCCAGATGAGCAATTATTGTTGGCGATTCGAACGGTTTATAAAGGGGAGACTTTTATTGACCCTAAGATGACAACATCTTTAGTGAAAGAATTTGTTCAATCTTCAGATGATGCTTCTTTTTCAAATGATCCATTTAAAATATTGTCCAAACGCGAATTGGAAATTTTGCCTTTAATCGCTAAAGGATATGGGAATAAAGATATTGCTGAAAAGTTATTTGTCTCTGTCAAAACGGTCGAAGCGCATAAAACACGCATTATGGATAAACTTAATTTGAAATCTAAGCCGGAACTTGTTGAATACGCATTGAAGAAAAAATTATTAGATTTTTAA
- the narI gene encoding respiratory nitrate reductase subunit gamma: MFNQFLWVIFPYLCLAIFIIGHIVRYRFDQFSWTAKSSEFIEKKHLKWGSLCFHLGIIPVFVGHVVGLLIPAHWLEAIGINNHIYHIGAVYIGSIFGIITLIGMFLLTARRVTKANVRRLSSASDILVNILLLVIVFAGLYATLVVNATTPDFDYRQTISIWFRGLLTLSPDANLMTTVPIAFKLHVLLGFSIMALWPFTRLVHVWSIPLSYVNRSYIIYRKHKV; this comes from the coding sequence ATGTTTAATCAATTTTTATGGGTCATATTCCCGTATCTTTGTCTTGCAATTTTTATCATTGGTCATATCGTACGTTACCGATTCGATCAATTTTCATGGACTGCAAAATCAAGTGAGTTTATAGAAAAAAAGCATCTTAAATGGGGAAGTCTTTGCTTTCATTTAGGTATTATTCCTGTGTTTGTAGGTCATGTTGTAGGTCTGTTAATACCAGCGCATTGGTTAGAAGCAATAGGTATAAACAATCATATCTATCATATCGGCGCCGTGTATATTGGTAGTATTTTTGGTATAATAACACTCATCGGTATGTTCTTATTAACAGCTAGACGTGTTACAAAAGCCAATGTGCGCCGTCTAAGTTCAGCTTCTGATATTTTAGTAAACATTTTGTTGCTCGTTATTGTATTTGCTGGTCTATATGCAACTCTTGTAGTAAATGCAACAACACCTGATTTTGATTATCGTCAAACAATTTCGATTTGGTTTAGAGGTTTATTGACATTGAGCCCGGATGCTAATTTAATGACAACTGTTCCAATTGCTTTTAAATTACACGTATTGTTAGGCTTTTCAATCATGGCGTTGTGGCCATTTACGAGACTTGTGCATGTTTGGAGTATTCCATTATCCTATGTGAACAGAAGTTATATTATTTACCGTAAACACAAAGTATAA